From one Montipora capricornis isolate CH-2021 chromosome 10, ASM3666992v2, whole genome shotgun sequence genomic stretch:
- the LOC138019710 gene encoding tubulin polymerization-promoting protein family member 2-like, with protein MSDEQLLVVFKSFCAFGAGGKDAQPMMDNAKFGKLFRDLKLYDKKFTSTDTDIIFNRPEVKSKTERKIGFESFKKALELCAEKKYGSKDDVQKLIDKICAGKGPVAVGATKQSKSGAVDRMTDTSKYTGSHKERFDDSGKGKGLEGRKDFDSKAAEGYVGGYKGKDTYDKTH; from the exons ATGTCTGATGAACAGCTTCTCGTCGTGTTTAAATCGTTCTGTGCGTTTGGAGCTGGTGGCAAGGACGCTCAACCTATGATGGATaatgcaaaatttggaaaatTATTTCGCGATCTGAAACTGTACgacaaaaaatttacgtcaaCTGACACGGATATAATATTCAATAGACCTGAAGTAAAGAG CAAGACAGAACGGAAGATAGGCTTTGAAAGTTTCAAGAAGGCCTTGGAATTGTGTGCAGAGAAAAAGTACGGAAGTAAAGACGACGTGCAAAAGTTGATCGACAAAATCTGTGCTGGAAAGGGTCCAGTTGCGGTTGGAGCCACT AAACAAAGCAAGTCAGGAGCTGTTGATCGAATGACTGACACTTCAAAGTACACTGGATCTCATAAGGAACGGTTTGATGATAGTGGCAAAGGCAAAGGCTTGGAGGGTCGAAAAGACTTTGATTCTAAAGCCGCTGAAGGGTATGTTGGTGGCTACAAGGGAAAGGACACTTATGACAAGACACACTAG